The following is a genomic window from Chitinophaga caseinilytica.
AGCACCGCCACCACGCCCAGGCTGATCACCAAATTCTGCCGGATGATCTTGCGGGCCTGGCGGCTCAGGCCGATCGCGAAGGGCAGGAGCGAGAGCTTATCGCCCATAAGCGCGATGTCTGCCGTTTCCAGCGCCACATCGCTGCCCGCGGCGCCCATGGCGATGCCGACGGTGCTTTTCGCCATGGCGGGCGCATCGTTCACGCCATCGCCGACCATGGCTATCTTGCTTTCGTCTTTCGTCAGTTGCTGGATCACTTCCACTTTCTGCTCGGGCAACAGGTTGGCATATACGTCCATCACGCCTACAGCTTCCGCTACCGCTTTGGCGACTTCCCCGTTATCGCCCGTGAGCATGGCCATCCGGCGGATACCTGCGGCCTTGAGCTCCTGCAGCGCCTGCCGGGCTTCCGGGCGCGGGGTGTCCATCACCGCGATCATGCCGATGTATTCCCGGTTGCGACGCACCAGCATCGTTGTATTGCCTTCCTTTTCGGAAGCGGACACTTTCTCCGCGACGGATGCGTCGGGCGGGGCATCATCGAGCGACTGGAACAGCGCCATGTTGCCCATATAGATCGCATCATTGCCCAGGGCGGCTTTGATCCCTTTTCCCAGTACGGCTTCCAGGTCGTGCGCGGGTGGGATCGCTTCGTCCTTCAGCCGTTCCCGTCCATCCCGCGAGATCGCCTTTGCGATAGGGTGATCGCTGAGGGATTCTACGGCCACCACGATCTTCAGCAGTTCCGTTTCGGACATGCCCGTTAGTGGAACGATCTTCGTCAGTTTGGGTTTGCCTTCCGTGAGCGTACCGGTTTTATCGAAAGCCAGCACTTCCAGTGCGCCGAGGTCTTCCAGCGGCCCGCCGCCCTTAATGAGCACGCCGGCTTTCGCCGCGCGCGCCACGCCGCTGAGCACGGCACTGGGTGTGGAAATGGCCAGGGCACAGGGGCTTGCGGCCACGAGCACCGACATGGCGCGATAGAAGCTTTTGCTGAAGGGCTCGTCGACCACCAGGTACGCGAAGCAAAGCGCCGTGACGAGGATGAGGACCGCCGGCACGAAGAATTTCTCGAATTTATCGGTGAACAGCTGCGTGGGGGATTTTTGCGATTGCGTTTCATTGACGAGCCTGATCAGCCGCGATAACGTAGAATCCGCCGCCAGCTTGGTCACCTTCACTTCCAGCAGTTCGTTGCCGTTGATGGTGCCCGCAAATACTTTGTATTCCGCGTCCAGCGAAGTTGCCTTTTCAACGGGCATCTCCGGGTCGGGCGCGGCTTTCTTATCTACCGGCATGCTTTCGCCGGTGATGGGCGCCTGGTTCACGCTGCTGCTGCCTTTTACGATGAACCCGTCTGCGGAGATCTTCGTATTCGGGCGCACCACGATCACGTCTCCCAGGTTCAATGCACTGATCGGCACTTCCTTCGTATCCCCGTTTTGCTTTAGCAGCGCCGTTTTGGGCGCCAGGTCAGACAAAGCGGCGATGGATTTGCGGGCGCGCTCCATGGCGAAATGTTCCAGCGCATGCCCGAGGCTGAACAGAAACAGCAATAATGCGCCTTCGGCCCAGCTGCCCAGGAATCCCGCGCCGGCGGCGGCTACCAGCATGAGGAAATCGATCTCGAACTTCCCTTTGGCGATGGTCTGTACGGCTTCTTTCGCGGTAAAGAAACCGCCGAAGAAATACGCGCCGATATACAATATCAGCGGCACGATCTGCGGCACCGCTGTAAACCTGGACAGTAGGAACCCTATCCCCAGCAACGCCCCGCACAGCAGGGAGAATACCAGTTCGGTGTTCTTCCCGAAAACGCCGCCATGCGAGTGCCCTTCGTGCGATTCTTCGTTAGCCGCTACGGCAGCCGGTTTCGATTCATTCATGGGATATGCGGTTAAAGTCAAGTAATCCGGGAATCCACGCGCTAGTGCGCGTGGGCCTCTCCCTGGTTCGTCATTTTCGCCAGTACGAAAAACGCGCCTTTCACGACGATTTTTGCATTGGCGGGAATTTCCTTCAGCAGGGTTATTTCCGTATAACCGATGTCTGTAGTGCCTTTCACGACGGGTATCTTCTCGAACGTAAGGCCATCGCCGGTGGCGGCGGGCTTTTCTTCTTTATGGTCGTGCGCTTCGCCTTCGTCGTGCGAATGCCCATGGTCTTTTTCGTCGTGATGTTCGTCTTCCGTATGTGCGTCCGTCACGATGAAAACGAAATCCTGGCCCTGATGGTTCACGATCGCGTCTGTAGGCACTGCCGGCACACTGGCTTTTTCGAGGCTGATGATGGCGGTAATGCTCATCCCATCTATCAATCCGGTTTTATCGCCTTTCACTTTCGCGTGAACGGACACCGCTTTCGCTTCGCCTTCGAACGTGGAGCCGAGGGAGAAGATTTCCGCGTCATATTCCTTCCCGGGGTTGTTCGTCAGTGTGAAATGGATCACCTGGCCGTTGCGGAGCTTCGACAGGTCTTTTTCATATACGAACAGATCGAGGTGCAATTGGCTATTGTCAACGATATCGGCGATGGGCGACGTCAGGTCTACATAACTGCCCATCTGCACGCCCACGCTGCTCACCACGCCACTGATGGGGCTGCGCACCGCCAGTTCCGACACCAGTTTCCCGTTGGAGATCGCCGAAGGTTCGATGCCCATCATGCGGAGCTGCTGGCCCAGGTTCGATTGCTGGGTTTGCAGGGTTTTGAGCTCCGCTTCCGCCGCCTGGAGGTTCTTCAGCGCACCGGCGTTGCCGGCCGTCAGTTCACGCTGCCGGTTCAATTCCTGTTCCGCCAGTTTGATCCGTGTTTGCACCGTCAGGTATTCGCTTTGGGATTGGGCGAAGGCAGGGTTGCCGATGGTGGCGATCACCTGTCCTTTTTTCACCGTATTTCCCGGCTGCACGAGCAGCGAACGGATGACGCCGCTGTACAGGGAATTGACGATGGCCTTGTTCTGGTTCGGGACGCGCAGCATGCCGTTCGTTTTCAGGGAAGCCGTGAGCTGTTTGGTTTCCAGCGACCCGGTGGTCAGCCCGATGGATTTGACCTGTTCTGCCGTAAACGAAACGGTATTGGGATTTTCGTGTGCGTGTTCTTCGTGTTCGCCCGACTGCGCTTCCTTTTCCGCTTCCTTTTGACCGGAAGGCGAACAGGCGGCGAGCCACAGGGCGCCGGCGCAAAGCATGGAGATAATGATATTGCTGCTCATTGTTTGCAAGCTTGAATATTTACAAATTATTGAAGTAGTTGTACTGGATAACGGCCTGGTTGTAGCTGTTGAGCACGTCCAGGTAGTTTTGGCGGATGGTGATGGCCTGGGTCATGAACTGCGACAGTTCTGCGAAGCTGATCTCACCCGAACGGTAGGCGAGGGTAGCGGCGCTGATGATCTGATCTGCCTGCTTCAGCCCGGAGGCTTCGTAAAACGCCAGCATGCGCCCGTTTTTCTCGACCTCTTTCATCATTTGCGCCTGCTGTGTCGTAAACACCTGCCGGTCGTATTCCAGCTGTTTCTGCTGAACGTCGGCCTCCGCCCGGGCTGCGCGCACTTTATTGCGATACGCGCCCATGCCGAACAAGGGCACGGAAGCCGTCACGGAAAAACCGCTGAACGGATCGTTCACGCCATACAACCGTTGACTGAAGAACCTCCCTGAAAACTCGGGCCGGTTCTCGTTTTTCGCCACCGCCACACCGGCCGATGCGATGTTCACGTTCTGCTGTTGCAGCGCCAGCGTGGGATGCAGGCTGTCGGAACCCGGCACCGCGAAAGTAAATGCCAGTTTCTCCAGCGGCTGCGCTACAGGAAGGATGGCCTCGCCGGTATTCAGTAGCTGCCGGAGCGATTGCTGCTGTATCGTGATATCGTCTTTCACCTGCGCCAGTTGCGCCTGCAGCTCGCGCAGCTTCGCCTGCGCGGAGATACTATCCAGCCCCGGGTTCTCACCGGCTTTTACGCGGAGCACGGCGGCGTCGGACATGGATTTGTAGATACTGTCGAGCTGGTGGAAGAGGTTTTCCTTGTCGTTGAGGTACCAGAGCTGATAATATACCTGCCGGATGTCGCGCTTCACGGAAATGCCAAGCAATGCGCCGTTGGCCTGGAAGTACCGCGCCTGTTCTGAATACAGTTGCTTCTGGGCCTTGTAAAGCCCCGGCCAGGCGATGGCCTGGGTGATGCCGACTTTCAGGATACCGGTATGGTCTGTGGGCCGGAGGTCTTCATTCTCCGCGAAAACGCCCGTTTTGGGCAGCATCCCGGCGGATTTGATTTGCACGTTGGCCTTGTTGAGCTGTGCGGCGTTGATGCCGAATTGCTGGTTCTGTTGCGCCATTCCCATCACTTCACCGATCCCCATCCGTTTGCCGGGATCCTGTGCAGCCGCGCCCCGCGGGTACATCAATAACCCAAGCACCACAATGGCTGCCACAGCGGGAGGGAACTTCCGCTTCCAGCCGTCGGAGAAGAGGATGTACAGCAAAGGTAACACCACCAGCGTAAGGAAAGTGGCGGTAACGAGGCCGCCGATCACCACCGTCGCCAAAGGCCGCTGCACTTCCGCGCCCGCGCCCCTCGACAATGCCATGGGCAAAAACCCGAACGAGGCTACCATAGCGGTCATGAGCACCGGCCGCAACCGGATCTTCGTGCCCTCGATCACCCGTTTCACCACATCGGTAATACCGTCTTTTTCCAGTTGGTTGAACGTACTGATCAGCACGATCCCGTTCAGCACCGCCACGCCGAACAATGCAATGAACCCTACACCGGCGGATATACTGAACGGCATCCCGCGCAGCAGCAACGCAAACACGCCGCCGATGGCGCTCATGGGGATGGCCGTGAAAATCAGCACCGATTCCTTTACGGACCGGAACGTAAAATATAATAACATAAATATCAATGCCAATGCGATCGGAACGGCGATCATCAACCGGCCGGAAGCTTCCTGCAGGTTTTCGAACGTGC
Proteins encoded in this region:
- a CDS encoding heavy metal translocating P-type ATPase codes for the protein MNESKPAAVAANEESHEGHSHGGVFGKNTELVFSLLCGALLGIGFLLSRFTAVPQIVPLILYIGAYFFGGFFTAKEAVQTIAKGKFEIDFLMLVAAAGAGFLGSWAEGALLLFLFSLGHALEHFAMERARKSIAALSDLAPKTALLKQNGDTKEVPISALNLGDVIVVRPNTKISADGFIVKGSSSVNQAPITGESMPVDKKAAPDPEMPVEKATSLDAEYKVFAGTINGNELLEVKVTKLAADSTLSRLIRLVNETQSQKSPTQLFTDKFEKFFVPAVLILVTALCFAYLVVDEPFSKSFYRAMSVLVAASPCALAISTPSAVLSGVARAAKAGVLIKGGGPLEDLGALEVLAFDKTGTLTEGKPKLTKIVPLTGMSETELLKIVVAVESLSDHPIAKAISRDGRERLKDEAIPPAHDLEAVLGKGIKAALGNDAIYMGNMALFQSLDDAPPDASVAEKVSASEKEGNTTMLVRRNREYIGMIAVMDTPRPEARQALQELKAAGIRRMAMLTGDNGEVAKAVAEAVGVMDVYANLLPEQKVEVIQQLTKDESKIAMVGDGVNDAPAMAKSTVGIAMGAAGSDVALETADIALMGDKLSLLPFAIGLSRQARKIIRQNLVISLGVVAVLIPLTILDIASIGPAVIAHEGSTLVVVFNALRLLAYKWGQHGPASPSK
- a CDS encoding efflux RND transporter periplasmic adaptor subunit, which produces MSSNIIISMLCAGALWLAACSPSGQKEAEKEAQSGEHEEHAHENPNTVSFTAEQVKSIGLTTGSLETKQLTASLKTNGMLRVPNQNKAIVNSLYSGVIRSLLVQPGNTVKKGQVIATIGNPAFAQSQSEYLTVQTRIKLAEQELNRQRELTAGNAGALKNLQAAEAELKTLQTQQSNLGQQLRMMGIEPSAISNGKLVSELAVRSPISGVVSSVGVQMGSYVDLTSPIADIVDNSQLHLDLFVYEKDLSKLRNGQVIHFTLTNNPGKEYDAEIFSLGSTFEGEAKAVSVHAKVKGDKTGLIDGMSITAIISLEKASVPAVPTDAIVNHQGQDFVFIVTDAHTEDEHHDEKDHGHSHDEGEAHDHKEEKPAATGDGLTFEKIPVVKGTTDIGYTEITLLKEIPANAKIVVKGAFFVLAKMTNQGEAHAH